A single window of Paroedura picta isolate Pp20150507F chromosome 8, Ppicta_v3.0, whole genome shotgun sequence DNA harbors:
- the FAM168B gene encoding myelin-associated neurite-outgrowth inhibitor, with amino-acid sequence MNPVYSPGSSGVPYANAKGIGYPAGFPMGYAAAAPAYSPNMYPAANPTFQTGYTPGTPYKVSCSPTSGAVPPYSSSPNPYQTAVYPVRSAYPQQNPYAQQGTYYTQPLYAAPPHVIHHTTVVQPNGMPATMYPAPIPAPRGNGVTMGMVAGTTMAMSAGTLLTTHSPTPVAPHPVTMPTYRAPGTPTYSYVPPQW; translated from the exons ATGAATCCTGTCTATAGTCCTGGATCTTCTGGGGTTCCCTATGCAAATGCCAAAGGAATTGGTTATCCAG CTGGATTCCCAATGGgctatgcagctgctgctcctGCCTATTCTCCTAACATGTACCCTGCAGCAAATCCTACATTCCAAACAG GTTATACGCCGGGCACACCATATAAAGTCTCCTGTTCACCTACAAGTGGTGCAGTGCCTCCCTATTCTTCATCACCCAACCCCTACCAAACTGCAGTGTATCCGGTTCGAAGTGCCTATCCACAGCAGAATCCATATGCACAG CAAGGCACTTACTATACACAGCCTTTATATGCAGCACCACCCCACGTAATTCATCATACTACAGTTGTGCAGCCCAATGGAATGCCAGCAACTATGTATCCAGCACCAATTCCAGCCCCTCGAGGAAATGGTGTCACTATGGGAATGGTGGCTGGGACCACAATGGCAATGTCAGCAG gTACCCTGTTGACAACACATTCCCCAACTCCTGTAGCCCCACACCCAGTTACAATGCCTACTTATCGGGCCCCAGGAACTCCAACTTATAGCTATGTgcccccacagtggtga